One segment of Coffea arabica cultivar ET-39 chromosome 7c, Coffea Arabica ET-39 HiFi, whole genome shotgun sequence DNA contains the following:
- the LOC113700051 gene encoding LEAF RUST 10 DISEASE-RESISTANCEUS RECEPTOR-LIKE PROTEIN KINASE-like 2.3 isoform X2, producing MLHLQILAVVFSLIPIFFFVLAITPSTFFGDHCRRYGDPTFNSKNTSSDRRPSTCGGTDINLKCPFQFSGDDLCPEPYVIEFSCENNRSVLSLSVGSYPEIQQYNFSVELNSIDYEQRTLRIFDPGVQKNNCSTLPVYPFKPYNQYYQNPYNEYYFSGKTVPDTGWLVFVSCKNPVKSKYHPLYVDTASCNVTANHFSKMKAPPGYYSYVVVGESVVASDIEESCTIYKTAAADLRCLPNVTAGDISFQDIHNLLSNGHELKWYGGLDIRRSLFCDGALILVDVYSLLGPYVPNGLLLIAAKHVIGIILLFAFLLYRCHRRHLSRYDTIEDFLQRNNIRYSYKEIKTMTKNFEEKLGEGGYGLVYKGKLRSGGTVAVKMLNKSKANGQEFINEVSTIGRIHHVNVVQLVGFCVTASKHALVYDYMPNGSLDKLIFSNCQNGSPLSWKQVCEIAKGIARGIEYLHHGCDMQILHFDIKPHNVLLDDNFVPKVSDFGLAKLYPMQKSIATLTAARGTLGYMAPELFYKKIGRVSHKTDVYSYGMLLMEMAGRRRNVDAHAEHSSQIYFPSWIYDKFDQVEEMEIGDHATEEEKTITRKLILIALWCIQMTPEDRPSMREVLKILEGDAIGLKLPPKPSFYPPDSPISMQRSSDSSSSDESTVPLCSSVALEIEQMDD from the exons ATGCTCCATCTTCAGATTTTGGCAGTTGTGTTTTCTCTAATCCCAATTTTCTTCTTCGTTCTCGCGATCACACCTAGTACTTTTTTCGGTGACCATTGTCGGAGATATGGTGATCCTACCttcaactccaaaaacaccagCAGTGACCGTCGCCCATCCACTTGCGGGGGCACCGACATCAATTTAAAGTGCCCGTTTCAATTTAGTGGTGATGATTTGTGCCCTGAACCTTATGTTATTGAATTCTCTTGTGAAAACAATCGCAGTGTTCTATCCTTGAGTGTTGGTTCCTATCCGGAGATACAACAGTATAACTTTTCTGTGGAGTTAAACAGTATTGATTATGAGCAACGGACACTTCGTATATTTGATCCTGGGGTGCAAAAGAATAACTGTTCTACTCTGCCAGTCTACCCATTCAAGCCATACAACCAATACTATCAAAATCCATACAACGAATACTACTTTTCTGGGAAGACAGTTCCCGATACTGGTTGGTTGGTCTTTGTGAGCTGTAAAAATCCGGTGAAATCGAAATATCATCCTCTTTACGTAGACACTGCTTCCTGTAATGTCActgcaaatcatttttcaaaaatgaaaGCTCCACCCGGTTATTATAGCTATGTTGTGGTTGGTGAAAGCGTGGTGGCATCTGATATTGAAGAGTCGTGCACCATCTATAAGACAGCTGCTGCAGACCTGCGGTGTCTCCCTAATGTAACAGCAGGAGATATTTCGTTTCAAGACATCCACAATCTTCTGTCTAATGGCCATGAGCTCAAATGGTACGGAGGCCTGGACATCAGGAGATCCCTTTTTT GCGATGGAGCTCTCATATTGGTAGATGTCTACAGTCTCCTCGGCCCATATGTCCCAAATGGAC TTCTGCTTATTGCAGCAAAACATGTCATTGGCATTATCCTCTTGTTTGCTTTCCTCCTTTATCGGTGTCATCGCAGGCATTTATCGAGGTATGATACAATAGAAGATTTCCTACAAAGAAACAACATTAGGTActcatacaaagaaataaagacaATGACAAAAAATTTTGAGGAGAAACTAGGTGAAGGAGGCTATGGTTTGGTTTACAAAGGCAAATTGCGCAGTGGAGGGACAGTTGCTGTCAAGATGCTGAACAAATCAAAAGCTAATGGCCAAGAATTCATCAATGAAGTTTCGACTATTGGAAGAATACACCATGTGAATGTGGTTCAGTTAGTGGGATTTTGTGTTACTGCCTCAAAACATGCTCTAGTGTATGATTACATGCCAAATGGCTCTCTGGACAagttaattttctcaaattgtCAGAATGGTTCTCCATTGAGTTGGAAACAAGTTTGTGAGATTGCAAAGGGGATTGCTCGTGGCATCGAATACTTGCATCATGGGTGTGATATGCAAATTCTGCATTTTGATATTAAGCCGCATAACGTCTTACTCGATGACAACTTTGTTCCAAAAGTTTCGGACTTTGGACTTGCAAAACTTTACCCGATGCAAAAGAGTATTGCAACTCTTACTGCTGCGAGAGGAACTTTAGGTTACATGGCCCCGGAGTTGTTCTATAAAAAGATTGGAAGAGTCTCACATAAGACAGACGTTTACAGCTATGGAATGTTACTAATGGAGATGGCAGGAAGGAGGAGAAATGTGGATGCGCATGCTGAGCATTCTAGTCAAATATACTTCCCTTCATGGATATATGACAAATTCGATCAGGTGGAGGAAATGGAAATCGGCGATCATGCAACTGAAGAAGAAAAGACAATTACAAGAAAATTGATTTTGATTGCCTTGTGGTGCATACAGATGACACCTGAGGATCGTCCTTCAATGAGAGAAGTCTTAAAAATACTTGAAGGTGATGCTATTGGCCTAAAGTTGCCTCCTAAACCGTCGTTTTACCCTCCAGATTCACCCATATCCATGCAAAGAAGCAGCGATAGTAGTTCTTCTGATGAGTCAACGGTGCCCCTATGTAGCTCTGTTGCTTTAGAAATAGAGCAGATGGATGACTAA
- the LOC113700051 gene encoding LEAF RUST 10 DISEASE-RESISTANCEUS RECEPTOR-LIKE PROTEIN KINASE-like 2.2 isoform X1: MLHLQILAVVFSLIPIFFFVLAITPSTFFGDHCRRYGDPTFNSKNTSSDRRPSTCGGTDINLKCPFQFSGDDLCPEPYVIEFSCENNRSVLSLSVGSYPEIQQYNFSVELNSIDYEQRTLRIFDPGVQKNNCSTLPVYPFKPYNQYYQNPYNEYYFSGKTVPDTGWLVFVSCKNPVKSKYHPLYVDTASCNVTANHFSKMKAPPGYYSYVVVGESVVASDIEESCTIYKTAAADLRCLPNVTAGDISFQDIHNLLSNGHELKWYGGLDIRRSLFCDGALILVDVYSLLGPYVPNGHHFNIGGLISILLIAAKHVIGIILLFAFLLYRCHRRHLSRYDTIEDFLQRNNIRYSYKEIKTMTKNFEEKLGEGGYGLVYKGKLRSGGTVAVKMLNKSKANGQEFINEVSTIGRIHHVNVVQLVGFCVTASKHALVYDYMPNGSLDKLIFSNCQNGSPLSWKQVCEIAKGIARGIEYLHHGCDMQILHFDIKPHNVLLDDNFVPKVSDFGLAKLYPMQKSIATLTAARGTLGYMAPELFYKKIGRVSHKTDVYSYGMLLMEMAGRRRNVDAHAEHSSQIYFPSWIYDKFDQVEEMEIGDHATEEEKTITRKLILIALWCIQMTPEDRPSMREVLKILEGDAIGLKLPPKPSFYPPDSPISMQRSSDSSSSDESTVPLCSSVALEIEQMDD; the protein is encoded by the exons ATGCTCCATCTTCAGATTTTGGCAGTTGTGTTTTCTCTAATCCCAATTTTCTTCTTCGTTCTCGCGATCACACCTAGTACTTTTTTCGGTGACCATTGTCGGAGATATGGTGATCCTACCttcaactccaaaaacaccagCAGTGACCGTCGCCCATCCACTTGCGGGGGCACCGACATCAATTTAAAGTGCCCGTTTCAATTTAGTGGTGATGATTTGTGCCCTGAACCTTATGTTATTGAATTCTCTTGTGAAAACAATCGCAGTGTTCTATCCTTGAGTGTTGGTTCCTATCCGGAGATACAACAGTATAACTTTTCTGTGGAGTTAAACAGTATTGATTATGAGCAACGGACACTTCGTATATTTGATCCTGGGGTGCAAAAGAATAACTGTTCTACTCTGCCAGTCTACCCATTCAAGCCATACAACCAATACTATCAAAATCCATACAACGAATACTACTTTTCTGGGAAGACAGTTCCCGATACTGGTTGGTTGGTCTTTGTGAGCTGTAAAAATCCGGTGAAATCGAAATATCATCCTCTTTACGTAGACACTGCTTCCTGTAATGTCActgcaaatcatttttcaaaaatgaaaGCTCCACCCGGTTATTATAGCTATGTTGTGGTTGGTGAAAGCGTGGTGGCATCTGATATTGAAGAGTCGTGCACCATCTATAAGACAGCTGCTGCAGACCTGCGGTGTCTCCCTAATGTAACAGCAGGAGATATTTCGTTTCAAGACATCCACAATCTTCTGTCTAATGGCCATGAGCTCAAATGGTACGGAGGCCTGGACATCAGGAGATCCCTTTTTT GCGATGGAGCTCTCATATTGGTAGATGTCTACAGTCTCCTCGGCCCATATGTCCCAAATGGAC ATCACTTTAATATTGGTGGCTTAATTTCGA TTCTGCTTATTGCAGCAAAACATGTCATTGGCATTATCCTCTTGTTTGCTTTCCTCCTTTATCGGTGTCATCGCAGGCATTTATCGAGGTATGATACAATAGAAGATTTCCTACAAAGAAACAACATTAGGTActcatacaaagaaataaagacaATGACAAAAAATTTTGAGGAGAAACTAGGTGAAGGAGGCTATGGTTTGGTTTACAAAGGCAAATTGCGCAGTGGAGGGACAGTTGCTGTCAAGATGCTGAACAAATCAAAAGCTAATGGCCAAGAATTCATCAATGAAGTTTCGACTATTGGAAGAATACACCATGTGAATGTGGTTCAGTTAGTGGGATTTTGTGTTACTGCCTCAAAACATGCTCTAGTGTATGATTACATGCCAAATGGCTCTCTGGACAagttaattttctcaaattgtCAGAATGGTTCTCCATTGAGTTGGAAACAAGTTTGTGAGATTGCAAAGGGGATTGCTCGTGGCATCGAATACTTGCATCATGGGTGTGATATGCAAATTCTGCATTTTGATATTAAGCCGCATAACGTCTTACTCGATGACAACTTTGTTCCAAAAGTTTCGGACTTTGGACTTGCAAAACTTTACCCGATGCAAAAGAGTATTGCAACTCTTACTGCTGCGAGAGGAACTTTAGGTTACATGGCCCCGGAGTTGTTCTATAAAAAGATTGGAAGAGTCTCACATAAGACAGACGTTTACAGCTATGGAATGTTACTAATGGAGATGGCAGGAAGGAGGAGAAATGTGGATGCGCATGCTGAGCATTCTAGTCAAATATACTTCCCTTCATGGATATATGACAAATTCGATCAGGTGGAGGAAATGGAAATCGGCGATCATGCAACTGAAGAAGAAAAGACAATTACAAGAAAATTGATTTTGATTGCCTTGTGGTGCATACAGATGACACCTGAGGATCGTCCTTCAATGAGAGAAGTCTTAAAAATACTTGAAGGTGATGCTATTGGCCTAAAGTTGCCTCCTAAACCGTCGTTTTACCCTCCAGATTCACCCATATCCATGCAAAGAAGCAGCGATAGTAGTTCTTCTGATGAGTCAACGGTGCCCCTATGTAGCTCTGTTGCTTTAGAAATAGAGCAGATGGATGACTAA
- the LOC113699748 gene encoding rust resistance kinase Lr10-like yields MEIWRLVIVAISFSSLLSPAIFADNVSIAPAAAPPDDVCAEKRCSPDGPAVRFPFLLRGKQPEECGYNNPGYNLYCDNGNHTLLEFPPSSMKFVVKSINYKTQMIQVQFAEGCQLKYLRNLDLSSTPFQFSAPDYMIDRYTLFNCSLANGDSWSSDDGYDFRCLDTPGYKARATPSDTEIRFLSVELCTKTYDTNLVSGELFRMRDSLNLAWSLSACKKCEVREGGICRWKNGTNNKFDCFGGKNLDPGVSKKLLISGPIVGCFFLILATSALYNVYKTKKIDRENQKRIRTFLEDYAAMKPTRYSYADIKRITNDFKDKLGEGGYGNVFKGKISNEIFVAVKLLHNSTGNGEEFINEVGTMGTIHHVNVVRLVGFCADGFKRALVYEFLPNGSLDKFIFPEGQEHHNLGMEKLQNIAFGIAPGIEYLHQGCEQRILHFDIKPHNILLDNNFNPKISDFGLAKLCEKGRSAVSMTAARGTMGYIAPEVFSRHFGNVSYKSDIYSFGMLLLEMVGRRKNIDANVQNVSDRSSACAIIIIKS; encoded by the exons atggaaatctggaGATTGGTCATAGTGGCCATTAGCTTTTCTTCTCTACTAAGCCCTGCAATCTTTGCGGACAACGTCTCAATTGCACCTGCAGCAGCACCACCTGACGATGTCTGTGCAGAGAAAAGATGTAGCCCCGACGGTCCGGCAGTAAGATTCCCATTTCTGCTACGAGGAAAGCAGCCTGAAGAGTGTGGCTACAATAATCCAGGGTACAATCTTTATTGTGACAACGGAAACCATACCTTACTTGAGTTTCCCCCTTCATCAATGAAATTTGTGGTCAAAAGCATCAACTATAAGACTCAAATGATCCAAGTCCAGTTTGCTGAAGGTTGCCAACTCAAGTATCTGAGAAATCTTGATTTATCTTCTACCCCGTTTCAGTTTTCTGCACCAGACTACATGATAGATCGATATACTTTGTTCAATTGCTCATTGGCAAATGGTGATAGTTGGTCTTCCGACGATGGATATGACTTTCGTTGTCTAGACACCCCTGGATACAAAGCGCGTGCAACGCCTTCTGATACTGAAATTCGGTTTTTGTCTGTGGAATTATGCACAAAGACGTATGACACAAATTTGGTTTCGGGGGAACTATTTCGAATGCGAGACTCACTGAACCTGGCCTGGTCCTTGTCTGCATGCAAAAAATGTGAGGTACGAGAAGGTGGAATTTGCAGATGGAAGAATGGAACTAACAATAAATTTGACTGCTTTGGAGGAAAGAATCTCGACCCTG GTGTGTCGAAGAAATTACTCATTTCAG GTCCAATCGTGGGGTGTTTCTTTCTCATATTAGCGACAAGCGCCCTTTACAATGTctataaaacaaagaaaatagaCAGAGAAAATCAGAAGAGAATCAGAACATTTTTGGAGGACTACGCTGCCATGAAGCCTACTCGATATTCCTATGCTGATATCAAGAGGAtcacaaatgacttcaaggatAAATTAGGTGAAGGAGGGTATGGAAATGTGTTCAAAGgcaaaatttcaaatgaaatattTGTTGCCGTGAAGCTGCTGCACAATTCCACAGGAAATGGGGAAGAGTTTATCAATGAAGTTGGAACAATGGGCACAATCCACCATGTAAATGTTGTCCGCTTGGTAGGCTTCTGTGCTGATGGATTCAAAAGAGCTCTTGTTTATGAATTTTTGCCAAACGGTTCTCTGGACAAGTTCATATTTCCGGAAGGTCAAGAGCATCATAACCTTGGAATGGAGAAGTTACAAAACATTGCATTTGGCATTGCGCCAGGTATCGAGTACCTTCACCAAGGATGTGAGCAGAGGATCCTCCATTTTGATATCAAACCACATAACATCTTGCTTGACAACAACTTTAACCCGAAAATATCTGATTTTGGGTTAGCCAAGCTTTGTGAAAAGGGAAGAAGTGCAGTTTCAATGACTGCTGCAAGAGGAACCATGGGCTATATTGCCCCTGAAGTCTTCTCAAGGCACTTTGGCAATGTGTCTTACAAATCAGATATCTATAGTTTTGGGATGCTGTTGCTTGAAATGGTTGGACGACGGAAGAACATTGATGCCAATGTGCAAAATGTTAGTGACAGgtcgtcagcctgtgcaataataataataaaatcctaa
- the LOC113700051 gene encoding LEAF RUST 10 DISEASE-RESISTANCEUS RECEPTOR-LIKE PROTEIN KINASE-like 2.2 isoform X3 — protein MLHLQILAVVFSLIPIFFFVLAITPSTFFGDHCRRYGDPTFNSKNTSSDRRPSTCGGTDINLKCPFQFSGDDLCPEPYVIEFSCENNRSVLSLSVGSYPEIQQYNFSVELNSIDYEQRTLRIFDPGVQKNNCSTLPVYPFKPYNQYYQNPYNEYYFSGKTVPDTGWLVFVSCKNPVKSKYHPLYVDTASCNVTANHFSKMKAPPGYYSYVVVGESVVASDIEESCTIYKTAAADLRCLPNVTAGDISFQDIHNLLSNGHELKWYGGLDIRRSLFFLLIAAKHVIGIILLFAFLLYRCHRRHLSRYDTIEDFLQRNNIRYSYKEIKTMTKNFEEKLGEGGYGLVYKGKLRSGGTVAVKMLNKSKANGQEFINEVSTIGRIHHVNVVQLVGFCVTASKHALVYDYMPNGSLDKLIFSNCQNGSPLSWKQVCEIAKGIARGIEYLHHGCDMQILHFDIKPHNVLLDDNFVPKVSDFGLAKLYPMQKSIATLTAARGTLGYMAPELFYKKIGRVSHKTDVYSYGMLLMEMAGRRRNVDAHAEHSSQIYFPSWIYDKFDQVEEMEIGDHATEEEKTITRKLILIALWCIQMTPEDRPSMREVLKILEGDAIGLKLPPKPSFYPPDSPISMQRSSDSSSSDESTVPLCSSVALEIEQMDD, from the exons ATGCTCCATCTTCAGATTTTGGCAGTTGTGTTTTCTCTAATCCCAATTTTCTTCTTCGTTCTCGCGATCACACCTAGTACTTTTTTCGGTGACCATTGTCGGAGATATGGTGATCCTACCttcaactccaaaaacaccagCAGTGACCGTCGCCCATCCACTTGCGGGGGCACCGACATCAATTTAAAGTGCCCGTTTCAATTTAGTGGTGATGATTTGTGCCCTGAACCTTATGTTATTGAATTCTCTTGTGAAAACAATCGCAGTGTTCTATCCTTGAGTGTTGGTTCCTATCCGGAGATACAACAGTATAACTTTTCTGTGGAGTTAAACAGTATTGATTATGAGCAACGGACACTTCGTATATTTGATCCTGGGGTGCAAAAGAATAACTGTTCTACTCTGCCAGTCTACCCATTCAAGCCATACAACCAATACTATCAAAATCCATACAACGAATACTACTTTTCTGGGAAGACAGTTCCCGATACTGGTTGGTTGGTCTTTGTGAGCTGTAAAAATCCGGTGAAATCGAAATATCATCCTCTTTACGTAGACACTGCTTCCTGTAATGTCActgcaaatcatttttcaaaaatgaaaGCTCCACCCGGTTATTATAGCTATGTTGTGGTTGGTGAAAGCGTGGTGGCATCTGATATTGAAGAGTCGTGCACCATCTATAAGACAGCTGCTGCAGACCTGCGGTGTCTCCCTAATGTAACAGCAGGAGATATTTCGTTTCAAGACATCCACAATCTTCTGTCTAATGGCCATGAGCTCAAATGGTACGGAGGCCTGGACATCAGGAGATCCCTTTTTT TTCTGCTTATTGCAGCAAAACATGTCATTGGCATTATCCTCTTGTTTGCTTTCCTCCTTTATCGGTGTCATCGCAGGCATTTATCGAGGTATGATACAATAGAAGATTTCCTACAAAGAAACAACATTAGGTActcatacaaagaaataaagacaATGACAAAAAATTTTGAGGAGAAACTAGGTGAAGGAGGCTATGGTTTGGTTTACAAAGGCAAATTGCGCAGTGGAGGGACAGTTGCTGTCAAGATGCTGAACAAATCAAAAGCTAATGGCCAAGAATTCATCAATGAAGTTTCGACTATTGGAAGAATACACCATGTGAATGTGGTTCAGTTAGTGGGATTTTGTGTTACTGCCTCAAAACATGCTCTAGTGTATGATTACATGCCAAATGGCTCTCTGGACAagttaattttctcaaattgtCAGAATGGTTCTCCATTGAGTTGGAAACAAGTTTGTGAGATTGCAAAGGGGATTGCTCGTGGCATCGAATACTTGCATCATGGGTGTGATATGCAAATTCTGCATTTTGATATTAAGCCGCATAACGTCTTACTCGATGACAACTTTGTTCCAAAAGTTTCGGACTTTGGACTTGCAAAACTTTACCCGATGCAAAAGAGTATTGCAACTCTTACTGCTGCGAGAGGAACTTTAGGTTACATGGCCCCGGAGTTGTTCTATAAAAAGATTGGAAGAGTCTCACATAAGACAGACGTTTACAGCTATGGAATGTTACTAATGGAGATGGCAGGAAGGAGGAGAAATGTGGATGCGCATGCTGAGCATTCTAGTCAAATATACTTCCCTTCATGGATATATGACAAATTCGATCAGGTGGAGGAAATGGAAATCGGCGATCATGCAACTGAAGAAGAAAAGACAATTACAAGAAAATTGATTTTGATTGCCTTGTGGTGCATACAGATGACACCTGAGGATCGTCCTTCAATGAGAGAAGTCTTAAAAATACTTGAAGGTGATGCTATTGGCCTAAAGTTGCCTCCTAAACCGTCGTTTTACCCTCCAGATTCACCCATATCCATGCAAAGAAGCAGCGATAGTAGTTCTTCTGATGAGTCAACGGTGCCCCTATGTAGCTCTGTTGCTTTAGAAATAGAGCAGATGGATGACTAA
- the LOC140010610 gene encoding protein FAR1-RELATED SEQUENCE 5-like: protein MDCSKLTENGTPELGMEFNSEEDAYKFYNKYAFKMGFSVRKDYLNKDKDGMTTSRRYSCCKEGVKRKYEGDVMPKRTRVPTKTGCGAKMVIVLFRGTMKYRVHDLVLEHNHELHIAQCAHMMPSQRKVSVAQGFQAEISEDAGLSLKQNHELMGTEAGGMGNVGYTRDDLKRYLRTRRERSLKYGEAGSMLNYFQEQTLENPSFFHAVQLDCEEQITNIFWADAGMLIDYNFFGDVVTFDTTYKTNKEYRPLGVFVGFNQHRQIVIFGAALMYDETIDSFKWVFGTFLEAMCGKHPSTILTDQDHAMAAALSIVMPETFHGLCTFHIRRNFMKHLGNHYKENSDLPYMFGACMYEFEEVEQFNRVWEAMVKKHNLENNEWLSGLYKIRDKWARCMMKERWTAGMRSTQLSESLNAAIKNHLKLDHDLVQFFRHFNRVVDEKRHNELIAEYEMRQKLPMVGLRQTPMLVHASETYSPTVFVAFQNEYGESTAMVILRQQDAAMFVEFAVMRYDGGPERTVVFNRNDLSVRCSCKKYENEGILCGHALKVFDTVGIKIIPPEYIKRRWTKRARAGDCFDRRGQEVVADPKVMISTRYRELAPAMIKVATRAAMSEDTSKVAITVISDLSKRVELLLSESSSRKRH from the exons ATGGATTGCAGCAAATTGACAGAAAATGGGACCCCTGAATTAGGAATGGAGTTCAACAGTGAAGAGGATGCGTACAAGTTTTACAATAAGTATGCCTTTAAAATGGGTTTCAGTGTACGTAAAGACTATCTGAATAAAGACAAAGACGGCATGACCACGTCTAGGAGATATAGTTGCTGCAAGGAAGGTGTGAAACGCAAGTACGAAGGTGATGTGATGCCAAAGAGGACACGAGTGCCGACGAAAACAGGGTGTGGAGCTAAGATGGTTATCGTGTTGTTTAGAGGGACAATGAAGTACCGTGTGCATGACCTTGTCTTAGAGCATAATCATGAGTTGCACATTGCTCAATGTGCTCACATGATGCCATCACAAAGAAAAGTGAGTGTGGCTCAAGGATTCCAAGCTGAAATAAGCGAGGATGCTGGGCTTTCATTGAAACAGAACCATGAGCTTATGGGAACGGAAGCAGGTGGGATGGGTAATGTGGGATATACTCGGGATGATCTTAAACGATATCTTCGAACAAGACGGGAAAGGAGCTTGAAATATGGAGAAGCAGGTAGCATGCTGAATTATTTTCAAGAGCAAACACTCGAGAATCCATCCTTTTTTCATGCCGTACAGCTGGACTGTGAAGAACAAATAACGAATATCTTTTGGGCTGATGCAGGAATGTTAATTGACTACAACTTTTTTGGAGACGTAGTCACATTCGAcacaacctacaaaacaaataaagaatacCGGCCACTTGGAGTATTTGTGGGTTTTAACCAGCATAGGCAAATTGTGATATTCGGTGCTGCCCTTATGTATGATGAGACGATAGATTCTTTCAAATGGGTGTTTGGTACATTTTTAGAAGCAATGTGCGGAAAACATCCAAGTACCATACTAACCGACCAAGATCACGCCATGGCAGCCGCTCTTTCAATTGTCATGCCTGAAACATTTCACGGTCTATGTACGTTTCACATAAGGCGTAATTTTATGAAACATCTTGGCAATCACTACAAGGAAAATAGTGATCTTCCATACATGTTTGGTGCCTGCATGTATGAGTTTGAAGAAGTGGAACAATTCAATAGGGTGTGGGAGGCGATGGTGAAGAAACACAatcttgaaaataatgaatggCTCTCGGGGTTGTACAAAATTCGTGATAAATGGGCAAGGTGCATGATGAAAGAAAGATGGACCGCGGGAATGCGAAGCACCCAACTCAGCGAAAGCCTAAATGCAGCaattaaaaatcatttgaaactgGATCATGACCTTGTGCAGTTCTTTAGACATTTCAATCGGGTGGTTGATGAAAAGAGACATAATGAACTGATCGCAGAATATGAAATGAGGCAAAAGCTCCCCATGGTAGGGTTAAGGCAAACACCTATGCTTGTGCATGCATCAGAGACGTATTCACCAACCGTATTTGTTGCATTCCAAAATGAATATGGCGAGTCAACAGCTATGGTTATATTGAGACAACAAGATGCAGCGATGTTTGTGGAGTTTGCGGTCATGAGGTATGATGGAGGACCTGAAAGAACAGTAGTATTCAATCGGAATGATCTAAGTGTACGTTGCAGTTGCAAAAAATACGAGAATGAAGGCATTTTATGTGGGCACGCGTTGAAGGTGTTTGATACCGTGGGCATAAAAATAATTCCTCCTGAATACATTAAGAGGCGATGGACAAAAAGAGCTCGGGCTGGAGATTGTTTTGATCGGCGAGGACAGGAAGTTGTGGCTGATCCTAAAGTCATGATTTCAACTCGTTATCGGGAGCTCGCTCCAGCCATGATTAAGGTCGCAACTCGAGCAGCAATGTCGGAGGACACCAGCAAAGTAGCAATCACTGTCATATCCGATTTGTCAAAGAGAGTTGAGCTCCTCCTCTCAGAAA GCAGTAGTCGCAAGAGGCATTAA